In the genome of Nevskiales bacterium, one region contains:
- a CDS encoding Fur family transcriptional regulator has product MPRKVPAAAAHDHRACLQQALAEAEHACAARGLRLTPLRRRVLELIWRGHSAVKAYDLLEQLQRERAGAAPPTVYRALEFLAQAGLIHRIESLNAFVGCAAPRQPHRGQFLICRRCENVAELATDRIGRMLGQAAARSGFKVERQVVEISGLCARCATQPAR; this is encoded by the coding sequence ATGCCCAGAAAGGTTCCGGCAGCTGCCGCCCACGACCATCGCGCCTGCCTGCAGCAGGCGCTCGCCGAGGCCGAACACGCCTGCGCAGCGCGCGGGCTGCGCCTGACACCGCTGCGCCGCCGCGTGCTGGAACTGATCTGGCGCGGCCACAGCGCGGTCAAGGCCTATGACCTGCTGGAACAGCTGCAGCGCGAGCGCGCCGGCGCGGCGCCGCCCACGGTGTATCGCGCGCTCGAGTTTCTGGCGCAGGCCGGGCTCATCCACCGCATCGAATCGCTCAACGCCTTCGTCGGCTGCGCCGCGCCGCGGCAGCCGCATCGCGGCCAGTTCCTGATCTGCCGCCGCTGCGAGAACGTCGCGGAGCTGGCGACCGACCGCATCGGCCGGATGCTCGGCCAGGCCGCGGCGCGGTCGGGCTTCAAGGTCGAGCGCCAGGTGGTGGAGATCAGCGGCCTGTGCGCGCGCTGCGCCACGCAGCCGGCGCGCTGA
- a CDS encoding ATP-binding cassette domain-containing protein, producing MITVNALQCAYGRRIVLTLPDWRVAAGEHWLLLGPSGSGKSSLLHVLAGLLQPAAGEVQVAGEAPYRLRPAARDRWRARHIGFMPQRPHLIAALNLAQNLRLAQRLARQPQDEARIAQVLATLGLATLANRYPHQLSEGERQRAALARAVLNRPRLLLADEPTASLDDVQAARALALLREQAQGCGATLVIATHDRRVRNAVPLRLELGAAA from the coding sequence ATGATCACGGTCAATGCCCTGCAATGCGCCTACGGCCGGCGCATCGTCCTGACCCTGCCGGACTGGCGCGTGGCCGCCGGCGAACATTGGCTGCTGCTCGGCCCTTCCGGCAGCGGCAAGAGCAGCCTGCTGCACGTCCTGGCCGGCCTGCTGCAGCCAGCGGCCGGCGAGGTGCAGGTGGCGGGGGAGGCGCCTTACCGGCTGCGGCCGGCGGCGCGCGACCGCTGGCGCGCGCGCCACATCGGCTTCATGCCGCAGCGCCCGCATCTGATCGCGGCCCTGAATCTCGCACAGAACCTGCGCCTGGCCCAGCGTCTGGCCCGCCAGCCGCAGGACGAGGCACGCATCGCCCAGGTACTGGCGACACTCGGACTGGCGACGCTGGCCAATCGCTATCCGCATCAGCTGAGCGAGGGCGAGCGTCAGCGCGCGGCGCTGGCACGCGCCGTGCTGAACCGGCCGCGGCTGCTGCTGGCCGATGAACCGACCGCGAGCCTGGACGACGTGCAGGCGGCGCGGGCGCTGGCCTTGCTGCGTGAGCAGGCGCAAGGCTGCGGCGCCACGCTGGTGATCGCCACACACGACCGCCGCGTGCGCAACGCGGTACCGCTGCGGCTGGAACTCGGGGCCGCGGCATGA